The proteins below are encoded in one region of Apium graveolens cultivar Ventura chromosome 4, ASM990537v1, whole genome shotgun sequence:
- the LOC141720125 gene encoding uncharacterized protein LOC141720125, whose translation MSPTVVALPRLIELRSQYDNTVLRYVKEEGEVKGFVQFRGEQVGSADPKFEVQSSTNGNGLVHLRSCYNNKYLVLNENNNWFAAKAEKPEEDQSKRSCTLLRPTSVDGDPKKIRLTNVHIENYLCLWRAAAPYYGCIFAGGSDPDASSCDVFHVIDWQALVFLPKYVTFEGDNDKFLQAYSCEDHEYLQFSEAKKDDNPMKVGNEIVETSNGNICIRNLHWKKYWRSSTDWIWADSTDPTSNGTEFEPVKISDDTIALRSIANNLFCKRLTSRDVESCISACSYKIDTYSKLKVSELAISRKIENVNFRLMDARIYGESVVMMYSSSFTNHSNEIQGQTLHLSYKDPALSTWSWNVSLKTSVETSFKLGLPMIEDGEVKLGDEVAGAYLWGETKDIEVERSFNYEVKIPPKTKVTLRLLATCGTCDVPFSCDLHEVLYTGETLTTEMDDGVYTAVNSYSYYPEVKEESLIKDHNIEAAGFKKVAKVSPSGVITPI comes from the coding sequence ATGAGTCCAACAGTCGTAGCGTTGCCGAGGCTTATTGAGCTGAGGTCGCAATATGACAATACGGTATTGCGATATGTAAAGGAAGAGGGGGAGGTGAAGGGGTTTGTTCAATTTCGTGGTGAACAGGTAGGGAGCGCAGACCCAAAGTTTGAAGTCCAGAGCTCCACAAATGGGAATGGACTGGTTCACTTGAGAAGCTGTTACAACAACAAGTACCTGGTGTTGAACGAAAACAACAATTGGTTTGCTGCCAAGGCTGAAAAGCCCGAGGAAGATCAATCCAAGCGTTCGTGTACACTGTTGAGGCCTACTTCTGTGGACGGGGATCCTAAAAAAATCCGACTTACCAATGTTCATATTGAAAATTATCTTTGCTTGTGGCGAGCAGCTGCACCCTATTATGGATGCATATTCGCAGGCGGCTCAGATCCGGATGCCTCCTCCTGTGACGTGTTTCATGTTATAGATTGGCAGGCATTGGTGTTTCTTCCCAAATATGTTACCTTTGAAGGTGATAATGATAAATTTCTCCAAGCCTACTCGTGTGAAGATCATGAATATCTTCAGTTTTCGGAAGCTAAGAAAGATGATAATCCAATGAAGGTGGGGAATGAGATCGTGGAGACTTCCAACGGTAACATTTGCATTCGTAACTTGCACTGGAAGAAATACTGGAGGTCAAGCACAGACTGGATTTGGGCGGATTCGACAGATCCCACAAGTAATGGTACAGAATTTGAGCCAGTTAAAATCAGCGACGACACAATCGCTCTCAGAAGCATAGCAAACAATTTATTCTGCAAAAGGCTGACCAGCAGAGACGTAGAAAGCTGTATTAGTGCCTGTTCTTATAAAATCGATACTTATTCCAAATTAAAGGTATCAGAGCTTGCCATTTCAAGGAAGATCGAAAATGTCAACTTCCGGCTCATGGATGCAAGGATCTACGGTGAGTCTGTTGTCATGATGTACAGTTCATCTTTTACAAATCATAGCAATGAAATCCAGGGGCAGACATTACACTTGTCATATAAAGATCCAGCATTAAGTACTTGGAGCTGGAACGTGTCGTTGAAGACGAGTGTTGAAACAAGTTTTAAGTTAGGCCTTCCAATGATCGAGGATGGCGAAGTTAAATTGGGGGATGAGGTTGCGGGAGCGTACCTGTGGGGAGAAACTAAGGACATAGAAGTAGAAAGATCCTTTAACTATGAGGTTAAGATACCACCAAAGACAAAGGTAACGCTACGACTTTTGGCAACCTGTGGTACATGTGATGTTCCTTTTTCTTGTGATCTGCACGAAGTACTTTATACCGGGGAAACACTTACCACTGAAATGGACGACGGGGTTTACACTGCCGTCAATAGCTATTCTTACTACCCTGAAGTCAAAGAGGAATCACTGATTAAGGATCATAATATCGAAGCTGCAGGATTTAAGAAGGTTGCTAAAGTGTCACCGTCTGGTGTGATAACTCCTATCTAA